The following are encoded in a window of Castanea sativa cultivar Marrone di Chiusa Pesio chromosome 5, ASM4071231v1 genomic DNA:
- the LOC142637085 gene encoding (E,E)-alpha-farnesene synthase-like has protein sequence MKPQANDIVHERRSANYKPNIWNYDYLQSLSSIYNGQEYERRVQKLKEDVRIIFANAVDSVATFELIDSINKLGLASHFDMEIKEALDTIASTKKKISSPEEDLYTTALCFRLFRQHGYEVSQDMFRGFMDEKTGLFRDNTHINIKEMLELLEASHLGFEGENILDVARDFSTATLKESVSSLDSDLAKQVVHALELPSQRRVQWFDVKWHINSYEKDIHTNSSLLELAKLHFNIVQAILQKDLRESSRWWRNLGLTENLSFARDRLAESFMCSVGLAFEPEYTCLRKWLTKVVILILIIDDVYDVYGTLEELKHFTNAVNRWDVSETQQLPECMKTCFLALYNTTNEIANEIQKEKGAWNQVLPHLKKGWTDFCNALFVEAKWYNMGYTPSLQEYLSNGWISSTAPLLLVHEFFSMGHEVTNGMEDFLEKNQEIVYSISMIIRLCNDLGTSVAERARGDVPSSILCYMREADVSEEIAQKHIKDMINKSWKKINGQCFNQLPMLQSFVNIATNNARVAHSLYQYGDGFGVQDRDTRKNIVSLLVEPLVLY, from the exons GGCCAAGAATATGAAAGACGGGTACagaaacttaaagaagatgtAAGGATAATATTTGCGAATGCAGTGGACTCTGTGGCAACGTTTGAGCTGATCGACAGCATAAACAAGTTAGGCCTAGCAAGCCACTTTGATATGGAAATCAAAGAGGCTCTAGACACCATTGCATCCACTAAGAAGAAAATTTCTAGTCCAGAAGAGGATCTCTACACTACTGCACTATGCTTTAGGCTTTTTAGGCAGCATGGCTATGAAGTTTCTCAAG ATATGTTTAGAGGCTTTATGGATGAAAAAACTGGTTTGTTCAGAGACAACACGCACATAAATATCAAAGAAATGCTTGAGCTTTTAGAGGCCTCACACTTGGGTTTCGAAGGTGAAAACATTCTGGATGTGGCTAGAGATTTCTCAACTGCAACTCTCAAAGAAAGCGTTTCCAGTTTAGACAGTGACCTTGCCAAGCAAGTGGTCCATGCTTTGGAACTTCCATCACAAAGGAGAGTACAGTGGTTTGATGTCAAATGGCACATTAATTCATATGAGAAAGACATTCACACGAACTCGAGCTTACTTGAACTTGCTAAACTACATTTCAACATAGTTCAAGCCATACTTCAAAAAGATCTAAGGGAATCATCCAG GTGGTGGAGAAATCTGGGGCTCACAGAGAACTTGAGTTTTGCAAGAGACAGACTAGCCGAAAGCTTTATGTGCTCAGTGGGCCTTGCTTTCGAGCCTGAGTACACATGTCTTAGAAAATGGCTTACGAAAGTCGTTATTCTGATACTGATAATTGATGATGTTTATGATGTTTATGGCACATTGGAAGAACTAAAGCACTTCACAAATGCCGTAAATAG GTGGGATGTTAGTGAAACTCAACAGCTTCCAGAGTGCATGAAGACTTGCTTCCTAGCTCTCTACAATACTACAAATGAAATCGCTAATGAAATTCAAAAGGAGAAGGGTGCTTGGAACCAAGTTTTACCTCATCTTAAAAAAGGG tGGACAGATTTTTGTAATGCATTATTTGTTGAAGCAAAGTGGTACAACATGGGCTACACTCCATCCCTGCAAGAATATCTAAGTAATGGATGGATTTCATCGACTGCCCCATTACTTTTGGTCCACGAATTCTTTTCCATGGGACATGAGGTAACAAACGGGATGGAAGATTTTCTGGAGAAAAACCAAGAAATTGTGTATAGTATATCTATGATAATTCGACTCTGCAATGATTTGGGGACTTCAGTG GCTGAGAGAGCAAGAGGTGATGTTCCCTCATCAATCCTATGTTATATGAGAGAAGCTGATGTTTCAGAAGAAATTGCACAGAAGCACATCAAAGACATGATAAACAAGAGTTGGAAGAAAATAAATGGGCAATGCTTTAACCAATTGCCAATGCTGCAATCATTTGTCAATATTGCAACAAATAATGCTCGTGTGGCACATAGCCTTTACCAATATGGAGATGGATTTGGAGTTCAAGACCGAGACACTCGGAAAAATATCGTGTCTTTACTGGTTGAACCTCTCGTGCTCTACTGA